A genomic stretch from Setaria viridis chromosome 1, Setaria_viridis_v4.0, whole genome shotgun sequence includes:
- the LOC117841392 gene encoding RNA polymerase II transcriptional coactivator KIWI — protein MWGKGKKRFGGGGGSEPAAKRQAAGDEGPSESAEDGTVVAEISKNKKVSVRSWKGKVYVDMREFYTKDGKTLPTKKGISLQLDQWKILRDNIKAIDEAIKENA, from the exons ATgtgggggaaggggaagaagcgcttcggcggcgggggcgggagcgagccggcggccaagcgccaggcCGCCGGGGACGAGGGGCCCTCTGAATCCGCCGAAGACGGCACCGTAGTGGCCGAG ATATCGAAGAATAAGAAGGTGTCGGTGAGGAGCTGGAAGGGCAAGGTCTACGTCGACATGCGCGAGTTCTACACCAAGGACGGCAAGACCCTCCCCACCAAGAAAG GTATATCACTCCAATTGGATCAG TGGAAAATATTGAGGGACAACATCAAAGCCATAGATGAGGCCATCAAGGAGAACGCATGA